A single region of the Thermoanaerobacterium aotearoense genome encodes:
- the thpR gene encoding RNA 2',3'-cyclic phosphodiesterase — protein MNFLGTISREIIENIHDGGNMRAFLAVKLSENIINDVKKLQEELKKYTIKGRWTNEDNLHITLKFFGEINEKQVSEIRKTIDDISVNFKSFYIRLNKIGCFKGKDSIRVLWIDVKNDNNLILLHDAIETELSKVGFKKDDRKFKAHITVARDIILKKSIEEISNLYKLDSDYFEVSNIYLMESKLENNRRVYKSIFEVPLKTNK, from the coding sequence ATGAATTTTCTAGGCACAATTTCCAGGGAAATAATTGAAAATATACATGATGGAGGAAATATGAGAGCTTTTTTAGCTGTTAAATTAAGTGAGAATATCATAAACGATGTTAAGAAATTGCAAGAGGAGTTAAAGAAATATACAATAAAAGGAAGATGGACAAATGAAGATAATTTACATATAACTCTTAAATTTTTTGGCGAAATAAATGAAAAACAAGTTAGTGAAATAAGAAAGACAATAGATGATATTTCTGTGAATTTTAAATCTTTTTATATTAGATTAAATAAAATTGGTTGTTTTAAAGGAAAAGATAGTATAAGAGTGCTATGGATAGATGTTAAAAATGATAATAACCTTATATTATTACATGATGCCATCGAAACAGAATTATCTAAAGTGGGATTTAAAAAAGACGATAGAAAATTTAAAGCTCATATAACTGTTGCAAGAGATATTATTTTGAAAAAGAGCATAGAAGAAATAAGCAACCTATATAAATTAGATTCTGACTACTTTGAAGTATCAAATATATATCTTATGGAAAGCAAGCTGGAGAATAATAGAAGAGTTTATAAATCCATCTTTGAAGTCCCACTAAAGACAAATAAGTAG
- a CDS encoding GNAT family N-acetyltransferase: MLKSKNVELVPFEPKYIKKFVEFRNSEDSRNFLMPGIPYPVTEGSVSEWLSKKANPNESGEFAIIYNETKEYIGNISYGNVDWKNRHCEIAIMIGEEKYRNRGLGSEAIMTLLDFIFNELNLHRVELKVYDFNERAIRCYEKCGFKKEGLLREVVYKHGRYINEWLMSIVKDEFSRHNFQGNN, encoded by the coding sequence ATGTTAAAAAGTAAAAATGTTGAACTTGTACCGTTTGAACCTAAATATATTAAGAAATTTGTAGAATTTCGCAATAGTGAAGATAGTAGAAATTTTTTGATGCCTGGTATACCATATCCTGTGACAGAAGGTTCAGTTTCAGAGTGGCTTAGTAAGAAAGCAAATCCTAATGAGTCAGGTGAATTTGCAATTATTTATAATGAAACTAAAGAATATATAGGCAATATTTCATATGGCAATGTAGATTGGAAAAATAGACATTGTGAAATTGCGATAATGATAGGTGAGGAAAAGTATAGAAATAGAGGACTTGGTTCAGAAGCAATAATGACTTTATTGGATTTTATATTTAATGAATTAAATTTGCATCGAGTTGAATTAAAAGTATATGATTTTAATGAGAGAGCAATAAGATGTTATGAAAAATGTGGCTTTAAAAAAGAAGGATTGCTGAGGGAAGTTGTATATAAACATGGCCGATATATAAACGAATGGTTAATGAGTATTGTTAAAGATGAATTTTCTAGGCACAATTTCCAGGGAAATAATTGA
- a CDS encoding class I SAM-dependent rRNA methyltransferase, producing the protein MTDVILRNENLRRILSGHPWIYKTEIDHIEGNYEPGGIVDVYDHKKNFIGRGYINLKSMITVRLLTYEKDELINEDFFKKRILRAWEYRKRIMDNLNSCRVIFGEADFLPALIVDKFGDYLVVQTLSLGMEKYKTLIVNILLELLKPKGIYERNDVSVRMLEGLPETKGFLYGNFDTIQQFEENGVKFWVDIENGQKTGYFLDQKENRAAIKKYVKDADVLDCFSHTGSFSVHALHYGAKSVETVDISESALDMAKKNVALNGYLDRCHFTCENAFDLLKKYDEENKQFDVIILDPPAFTKNRETVKDAIRGYKEINLRAMKILKKGGFLITCSCSQHISPDAFLNIIKEAAHDTRKNTRLIEKRTQSKDHPILLASSETEYLKCLILQVF; encoded by the coding sequence ATGACGGATGTAATTCTCAGAAACGAAAATTTACGAAGAATATTAAGCGGTCATCCATGGATATACAAGACAGAAATAGATCACATAGAGGGTAATTATGAGCCTGGGGGAATCGTTGATGTATATGATCATAAGAAAAACTTCATCGGGCGAGGATACATAAATCTTAAATCCATGATAACTGTAAGGCTTCTCACATACGAAAAAGATGAGTTAATAAATGAGGATTTTTTTAAAAAAAGAATTTTAAGAGCATGGGAATACAGGAAAAGGATTATGGATAATTTGAATTCGTGCAGGGTAATTTTTGGAGAAGCTGATTTTTTGCCAGCTCTTATTGTTGACAAATTCGGCGATTATTTAGTTGTTCAAACACTTTCGCTTGGAATGGAAAAGTACAAAACTTTAATAGTAAATATACTTCTTGAATTATTAAAACCTAAAGGCATATATGAGAGAAATGATGTATCTGTGCGAATGCTGGAAGGATTGCCTGAAACGAAAGGGTTTTTATATGGCAATTTCGATACAATTCAACAATTTGAAGAAAATGGTGTTAAGTTTTGGGTTGACATAGAGAACGGTCAAAAAACCGGTTATTTTTTAGACCAAAAAGAAAATAGAGCAGCAATAAAAAAATATGTAAAAGATGCTGATGTATTAGATTGTTTTAGCCACACTGGCTCTTTTTCAGTACATGCATTACATTACGGTGCTAAAAGCGTCGAAACTGTAGATATATCAGAATCAGCATTAGACATGGCAAAAAAGAACGTAGCTCTAAACGGATACTTGGATAGGTGCCACTTTACGTGTGAAAATGCATTTGACCTGTTAAAAAAATACGATGAGGAAAATAAACAATTTGACGTAATAATACTTGACCCACCTGCATTTACTAAAAACAGAGAGACAGTAAAAGATGCCATAAGAGGATATAAAGAAATAAATTTAAGAGCAATGAAGATCTTGAAAAAGGGTGGGTTCCTCATTACTTGTTCTTGCTCACAGCACATAAGTCCAGATGCGTTTCTAAACATAATTAAAGAAGCTGCACACGACACACGTAAGAATACAAGGCTAATAGAAAAAAGAACACAATCAAAAGATCATCCTATACTGTTGGCGTCCAGTGAAACTGAATATCTAAAGTGTCTAATATTGCAAGTGTTTTAG
- the pyrE gene encoding orotate phosphoribosyltransferase — protein sequence MDKEKVLEILSDLKVLNKGHFLLTSGRHSDTYLQCAKIFQYPNYSELFSKEIASKFIKEKIDVVIGPAIGGIIFAYEVARQLGTKAIFAEREDGVMKLRRGFEVNEGDSVLVVEDVVTTGGSVKEVIDLVKSYNANIVGVASIVDRSNGKVNFGVKFESIISIDVVSYESEKCPLCEKGLPIYKPGSRKFK from the coding sequence ATGGATAAAGAAAAGGTACTTGAAATATTAAGTGATTTAAAAGTATTGAATAAAGGACATTTTCTACTGACTTCCGGTAGGCACAGCGACACATATCTCCAATGCGCCAAGATTTTTCAGTATCCTAATTACAGTGAATTATTTTCAAAAGAAATAGCAAGTAAATTTATTAAAGAAAAAATAGATGTAGTAATTGGGCCTGCCATTGGTGGTATTATATTTGCGTATGAAGTTGCGAGGCAATTGGGTACAAAAGCCATCTTTGCTGAAAGAGAAGACGGGGTAATGAAATTAAGAAGAGGATTTGAGGTAAACGAGGGAGATAGCGTCCTTGTAGTGGAAGATGTTGTCACAACAGGGGGCTCTGTAAAAGAAGTCATTGACCTAGTAAAAAGTTATAATGCAAATATTGTCGGTGTTGCAAGCATCGTCGATAGGAGCAATGGGAAAGTCAATTTTGGAGTAAAATTTGAATCTATAATATCAATTGATGTAGTGTCGTATGAAAGCGAAAAATGTCCACTATGTGAAAAGGGATTGCCTATATACAAACCTGGAAGCAGAAAATTTAAATAA
- a CDS encoding dihydroorotate dehydrogenase has product MNLKVNIGNLELKNPVLVASGTFGFGREYSHYIDLDDLGGIMVKGLTLYPKEGNPPPRIYETPSGILNSVGLQNPGVDAFIKDELPFLNRFNTKVIANIAGETIEEFVSLAQKLNIDGVDALEINVSCPNVKEGGMSFGVDPNSVYAITKKVKQASNKTVIVKLTPNVTDIKIYAKAAEDGGADAISLINTVTGMAIDINTRRPVFKNVFAGLSGPAIKPIALKNVYEAKRAVSIPVIGMGGISSAEDALEFMIAGATAVAVGTYNFINPAGSIDILEGIKKYMLRNSIFDVNQLMNSINV; this is encoded by the coding sequence TTGAATCTGAAAGTCAATATAGGAAACCTTGAACTTAAAAATCCAGTTCTTGTGGCATCTGGCACATTTGGCTTTGGGAGAGAGTATTCACATTATATCGATTTAGATGATTTAGGAGGAATAATGGTAAAGGGGCTTACATTGTATCCAAAAGAAGGAAATCCTCCACCGCGTATATACGAAACGCCATCAGGAATTTTAAATAGCGTTGGGCTGCAAAATCCAGGTGTCGATGCATTCATAAAAGATGAATTGCCATTTTTAAATAGGTTTAATACTAAAGTGATCGCAAATATAGCAGGAGAGACAATAGAAGAATTTGTATCATTAGCCCAAAAACTTAATATAGACGGTGTAGATGCATTAGAGATCAATGTTTCATGCCCAAATGTAAAAGAAGGAGGGATGTCGTTTGGAGTAGATCCCAACAGTGTATATGCGATAACTAAAAAAGTAAAACAAGCATCAAACAAAACAGTAATTGTAAAATTGACTCCAAATGTAACTGACATAAAGATTTATGCTAAAGCAGCAGAAGATGGTGGTGCTGATGCAATTTCTCTTATAAATACAGTTACTGGAATGGCTATAGACATAAACACAAGGCGACCTGTTTTCAAGAATGTGTTTGCTGGTTTATCAGGACCAGCTATAAAACCTATAGCGCTTAAAAATGTGTATGAAGCTAAAAGAGCTGTATCAATACCTGTGATAGGGATGGGAGGAATTTCATCTGCAGAAGATGCTTTAGAATTTATGATAGCAGGGGCCACTGCTGTAGCCGTTGGAACTTATAATTTTATCAATCCCGCCGGTTCAATAGACATTTTAGAAGGCATAAAAAAGTATATGTTAAGAAATAGCATATTTGATGTAAATCAATTGATGAATTCTATTAACGTATAA
- a CDS encoding dihydroorotate dehydrogenase electron transfer subunit, whose protein sequence is MRYVVRENREISNGIYRLRLEFDGIPTPGQFIMINCGGNTLLKRPFSICDHDADEITIVYRIKGKGTYNLSKVKALDTLEVTGPHGHGFDMFDKFNNILIVGGGIGIPPLLFLSKKLKSKNLKIALGFKSDVFLVDEFKKYGDVVIATEDGNTGIKGYVTDAMKDEIKDIDMIYGCGPMQMLKSVKDMAEKYDVPCQISIEEHMGCGIGACMVCACKTKTDSGFQYKKVCKDGPVFWSREVVF, encoded by the coding sequence ATGAGATACGTTGTTAGAGAAAATAGAGAAATTAGCAATGGAATATACAGACTTAGATTAGAATTTGATGGGATTCCTACGCCAGGGCAATTTATCATGATAAATTGCGGTGGCAATACATTATTAAAGAGGCCATTTAGCATATGCGATCATGATGCAGATGAAATCACAATTGTTTATCGGATAAAAGGAAAAGGCACTTATAATCTTTCGAAGGTTAAAGCTTTAGATACATTAGAGGTAACTGGTCCTCATGGTCATGGATTTGATATGTTTGATAAATTCAACAATATTCTCATCGTTGGTGGTGGCATAGGGATACCACCACTACTATTTCTTTCAAAAAAATTGAAATCGAAAAATCTAAAGATTGCTCTTGGTTTTAAAAGCGATGTATTTCTTGTGGATGAATTTAAAAAATATGGTGATGTCGTTATTGCGACTGAAGATGGGAATACCGGTATTAAAGGGTATGTTACCGATGCAATGAAAGATGAAATAAAGGATATTGATATGATTTATGGATGTGGCCCAATGCAAATGCTTAAATCTGTAAAAGACATGGCTGAAAAGTACGATGTGCCTTGTCAAATCTCTATTGAAGAACATATGGGTTGTGGAATTGGTGCGTGTATGGTATGTGCCTGTAAAACAAAAACTGATTCTGGATTTCAATATAAAAAAGTCTGTAAGGATGGTCCTGTATTTTGGTCAAGGGAGGTAGTATTTTGA
- the pyrF gene encoding orotidine-5'-phosphate decarboxylase gives MFSDNLIHAIKFKNNPTVVGLDPRIESIPEFIKKAAFNKYGNNTKGISEAMYNFNKGIIDAVFDVVPAVKIQIAFYEVYGADGIEAFYKTAEYAKEKGLIVIADVKRGDIADVAEMYSKAYLQNPSIDAITINPYMGEDTMTPYIHDVIEYDKGLFILVKTSNVGSGTIQNLKTMNGTVYENVAYMVDKISKLAKGSLGYSSIGAVVGATYKEEAKILRKIMPSAIFLVPGYGAQGATAEDVINCFDENNLGAIVNSSRKVIFAYKSQYWKDVYSEYEYAQAARAEVLLMMGMINNAFLKRRYVAC, from the coding sequence ATGTTTTCGGATAATTTGATACATGCAATAAAATTCAAAAATAATCCCACGGTTGTCGGTTTGGATCCAAGAATTGAAAGCATTCCAGAATTCATAAAGAAAGCGGCCTTTAATAAGTACGGGAACAATACAAAAGGAATATCTGAAGCGATGTATAATTTTAATAAAGGCATTATTGATGCTGTATTTGATGTAGTACCAGCGGTAAAGATTCAAATTGCCTTTTACGAAGTTTATGGAGCAGATGGAATAGAAGCTTTTTATAAAACTGCTGAATATGCCAAAGAAAAAGGGCTTATAGTTATAGCAGATGTAAAAAGAGGTGATATAGCAGACGTAGCAGAGATGTATTCGAAAGCATATTTGCAGAATCCATCTATTGACGCAATTACAATCAATCCATACATGGGAGAAGATACCATGACACCATATATACATGACGTAATAGAATACGATAAAGGACTGTTTATTCTTGTGAAAACTTCCAATGTTGGTTCTGGTACAATTCAAAATTTAAAAACTATGAATGGCACTGTGTATGAAAATGTGGCATACATGGTTGATAAGATTTCAAAACTGGCCAAAGGCAGTTTAGGATATAGTTCTATAGGTGCAGTTGTTGGAGCTACGTATAAAGAGGAGGCCAAAATACTGAGAAAAATAATGCCATCTGCTATCTTTTTGGTGCCTGGATATGGAGCACAGGGTGCTACTGCAGAAGACGTCATTAATTGTTTTGACGAAAACAACTTAGGTGCTATAGTTAACTCATCGAGAAAAGTTATCTTTGCTTATAAAAGTCAATACTGGAAAGATGTTTATTCTGAATATGAGTATGCTCAAGCTGCACGTGCTGAAGTTCTTCTGATGATGGGGATGATTAATAATGCGTTTTTAAAAAGAAGATATGTTGCGTGTTGA
- a CDS encoding dihydroorotase: MKLVIKDGIVIDGERFNEKADILIENGKIKGIEKRISLNDAISIDAKGKHVFPGFIDMHTHLRQPGFEEKETIKTGTHAAVAGGYTTVACMPNTNPVIDNEIVVEYIKSIAEKEGYCKVIPIGAMTKGMLGEEISEMAKLKDVGIVALSDDGFPIMNSGLMKRIMTYGNMYGLLMITHCEDKMLSGEGVMNNGIISTKIGLRGIPHEAEEVMLARNIILAKSTGAKLHVAHVSTKDSVELIRRAKADGVDITAEVTPHNLCLTEDMVDGFDTNTKAYPPLRTKEDVDALIEGLKDGTIDVIATDHAPHTKDDKKVPYEIAAFGISGIEIAFSVVYTYLVKNGLIAIDDLVKRMSIVPSKLLKLTHGFKIGNDADMTIVDLGKEYTVDVDNFKSKGKNSPFNGQKLYGVVEYTIVNGEIKFKNDGNYRVSNV; the protein is encoded by the coding sequence ATGAAATTAGTTATTAAAGATGGGATAGTAATAGATGGAGAAAGATTTAATGAAAAAGCAGATATCTTAATAGAGAATGGGAAGATAAAAGGGATAGAAAAAAGAATATCACTGAATGATGCAATTTCAATTGATGCAAAAGGGAAACATGTATTTCCAGGATTTATTGATATGCACACACATTTGAGGCAGCCTGGCTTTGAAGAAAAAGAAACGATAAAAACAGGTACACATGCTGCTGTTGCTGGTGGGTATACAACTGTTGCATGTATGCCAAATACAAATCCTGTCATAGATAATGAAATTGTCGTGGAATATATAAAAAGTATTGCTGAAAAAGAAGGGTATTGTAAAGTAATTCCGATAGGTGCTATGACTAAAGGCATGCTGGGCGAGGAGATTTCAGAGATGGCGAAATTGAAAGATGTGGGAATAGTGGCTTTATCTGATGATGGATTCCCAATAATGAATTCAGGGCTCATGAAAAGAATAATGACTTATGGAAATATGTACGGTTTGCTTATGATAACTCACTGCGAAGATAAGATGTTAAGTGGTGAAGGTGTGATGAATAACGGGATAATTTCAACAAAAATTGGTTTACGGGGAATACCACATGAAGCGGAAGAGGTAATGTTGGCGCGAAATATTATATTGGCGAAATCTACTGGAGCAAAACTTCATGTAGCACATGTATCAACAAAGGATAGTGTTGAATTGATAAGAAGAGCTAAGGCGGACGGAGTAGATATAACGGCAGAAGTAACACCACACAATCTATGCCTTACTGAAGATATGGTTGATGGCTTTGACACGAATACAAAGGCTTATCCTCCATTAAGGACAAAAGAGGATGTAGATGCTCTTATAGAGGGATTAAAAGATGGCACCATAGATGTTATTGCAACAGATCATGCTCCACATACGAAAGATGATAAAAAAGTTCCTTATGAGATAGCGGCTTTTGGGATATCAGGAATCGAAATCGCCTTTTCTGTAGTGTATACGTACCTTGTTAAAAATGGATTGATTGCGATAGACGATTTGGTAAAACGCATGTCAATAGTACCTTCGAAACTATTAAAATTAACCCATGGCTTTAAGATAGGGAATGATGCAGATATGACAATAGTAGATTTAGGCAAAGAATATACAGTCGATGTAGACAATTTTAAATCAAAAGGCAAAAATTCACCATTTAATGGACAAAAATTGTACGGAGTGGTGGAATATACGATTGTAAATGGAGAAATAAAATTTAAAAATGATGGCAATTATCGAGTAAGTAATGTATAA
- a CDS encoding aspartate carbamoyltransferase catalytic subunit, producing the protein MIGKDVLGIREMSKEDLLEILDTAGEMKKILVGNKDSDILRGKTVVTIFFEPSTRTRLSFEMAAKYLGAHFGNIETKTSSVVKGESLIDTVRTIEKMKADVIVVRHNMSGAPHLMAKYLDASVINAGDGLNEHPTQALLDLMTIREKKGFFDGLKVVIVGDIVHSRVARSNIWGLQKLGAEVRLVGPATLLPKTFEKLGAKVYYDIDKAVDGVDVVMGLRIQLERQKNGLFPSKDEFSKYFGITEERMGLAKKDAILMHPGPINRNVELTSKAANATYSVIEEQVTNGVAVRMALLKILCERRKSNEISY; encoded by the coding sequence ATGATAGGAAAAGATGTGTTAGGCATAAGGGAAATGTCAAAAGAAGATCTTTTAGAAATACTGGATACGGCAGGAGAAATGAAGAAAATCTTAGTTGGTAATAAAGATTCTGATATTTTGAGAGGAAAGACAGTCGTTACGATATTTTTTGAGCCAAGCACAAGGACAAGATTGTCATTTGAAATGGCGGCAAAATACCTTGGAGCGCATTTTGGAAACATAGAGACCAAAACAAGCAGCGTCGTAAAAGGTGAATCACTTATTGATACAGTAAGAACGATAGAAAAAATGAAAGCAGATGTAATTGTAGTGCGTCACAATATGTCTGGTGCTCCACATCTTATGGCAAAATATCTCGATGCATCAGTAATAAATGCAGGTGATGGTCTTAACGAACATCCTACACAGGCTTTGTTGGATTTAATGACAATAAGAGAAAAGAAAGGATTCTTTGACGGCTTAAAAGTAGTAATAGTTGGAGATATAGTCCATTCAAGAGTCGCAAGGTCTAATATATGGGGGTTGCAAAAATTAGGTGCTGAAGTTAGATTGGTGGGTCCTGCTACATTATTGCCAAAGACTTTTGAAAAGCTTGGAGCAAAAGTCTATTATGACATAGACAAAGCTGTTGATGGAGTTGATGTAGTCATGGGACTTAGAATTCAATTAGAAAGGCAGAAAAATGGCTTGTTTCCATCAAAAGATGAATTCTCAAAGTACTTTGGTATAACAGAAGAAAGAATGGGACTTGCAAAAAAAGATGCAATACTAATGCATCCTGGACCTATCAATAGAAATGTGGAACTTACATCAAAAGCAGCTAATGCCACATATTCAGTTATTGAGGAACAGGTTACAAATGGCGTAGCTGTAAGAATGGCATTATTAAAAATATTATGTGAAAGGAGAAAATCAAATGAAATTAGTTATTAA
- the pyrR gene encoding bifunctional pyr operon transcriptional regulator/uracil phosphoribosyltransferase PyrR translates to MNYKAEIMDEKAIDRALIRISHEIVEKNKGIEDIVLVGIMRRGVPLANRLAKYIERIEGIRPPIGSLDITLYRDDLTTKLEQPIVKKRDIGVNVVGKIVVLVDDVIYTGRTVRAAMDAVIDLGRPKSIQLAELIDRGHRELPIRPDYVGKNVPTSKSEIVSVMLEEIDNVNKVVIIE, encoded by the coding sequence TTGAATTATAAAGCTGAGATAATGGACGAAAAGGCAATTGATAGAGCTTTAATTCGAATTTCACATGAGATTGTAGAAAAGAATAAAGGCATTGAAGATATTGTATTGGTTGGCATTATGCGCAGGGGTGTGCCTCTTGCAAATAGACTTGCCAAGTACATTGAACGCATTGAAGGCATAAGGCCTCCTATAGGTTCACTGGATATTACTTTATATAGAGATGATTTAACTACGAAGTTAGAGCAGCCAATTGTAAAAAAAAGGGATATAGGAGTAAATGTCGTCGGGAAAATTGTTGTTTTGGTGGATGATGTAATATATACAGGAAGAACTGTAAGGGCTGCTATGGATGCTGTTATAGATTTAGGGAGACCTAAGTCGATACAGTTGGCAGAACTCATTGATAGAGGGCATAGGGAACTTCCTATACGTCCTGATTATGTAGGGAAAAATGTGCCTACATCGAAAAGCGAAATTGTAAGTGTCATGCTTGAGGAAATTGATAATGTAAATAAAGTCGTAATAATAGAATAA
- a CDS encoding AIR synthase family protein gives MKEGKVPTDILSKLVYTNLGVKRDEVVVHAGIGEDCSIIEFGQYAAVLSTDPITASNNLSGYLSVIISCNDIASCGAKPIGVLETILLPIDSDEKSLYKIMQEIDRGAKELNIEVLGGHSEVTSSVNKPVISTTAIGICSKDKFIKTSGAKLNDDVIVTKSVGIEGTLIIANDYYGKLSNHISESVLNRAKNFIKDLSVVKEGLIAAECGANCMHDITEGGILGAAFEIAEASNVGIEIFSDLIPVRNETKIICDYFNLDPFKLISSGSMIITSSNGKKIVDELKKQNIDATIVGKITKYGKYLIDGNKKIEINSPASDEIYKIS, from the coding sequence ATGAAAGAAGGAAAAGTGCCAACAGACATTTTATCAAAACTCGTATACACGAACTTAGGCGTAAAGAGAGACGAAGTAGTTGTACATGCAGGTATAGGAGAAGATTGCAGCATTATTGAATTTGGCCAGTATGCGGCTGTCTTGTCTACAGATCCCATAACAGCCTCAAATAACTTAAGCGGATATTTATCTGTAATCATTTCCTGCAATGACATTGCATCATGCGGTGCAAAACCTATAGGCGTACTTGAAACCATTTTGCTACCAATAGATTCTGATGAAAAATCATTGTACAAAATCATGCAGGAAATAGATAGAGGAGCCAAAGAGCTTAACATTGAGGTTCTTGGCGGCCATAGCGAAGTTACATCTTCTGTAAACAAACCAGTAATATCGACTACTGCCATCGGTATATGCAGCAAAGACAAATTCATTAAGACAAGCGGTGCTAAATTAAATGATGACGTAATAGTCACCAAATCAGTAGGTATTGAAGGAACCTTAATAATCGCCAACGATTACTATGGAAAGCTATCAAATCATATTTCTGAATCTGTTTTAAATAGAGCGAAAAACTTTATTAAAGATTTAAGCGTAGTAAAAGAGGGATTAATTGCGGCCGAGTGTGGTGCAAATTGTATGCATGACATAACGGAGGGCGGAATACTCGGTGCAGCCTTTGAAATCGCAGAAGCATCAAATGTAGGAATTGAAATTTTCAGCGATTTAATTCCTGTAAGAAATGAAACTAAGATTATCTGCGATTATTTTAACTTAGATCCATTTAAACTTATCTCAAGCGGCTCAATGATTATTACATCATCAAACGGCAAAAAAATAGTAGATGAATTGAAAAAGCAAAATATCGATGCGACAATAGTCGGTAAAATTACAAAATACGGAAAATATCTTATAGATGGCAACAAAAAAATAGAAATAAATTCGCCAGCTTCTGATGAAATATATAAAATTTCATAA
- a CDS encoding MBL fold metallo-hydrolase yields MRNDLDIKKFSLGRLQANCYIVSAKGSHECVMIDPGDFAFEIESYLVDNDFSLKYILITHGHFDHIGGVDYFRDKFGAKVCVSIDDAAMLTNPAMNLSEFGFEKIISKDADILLMDGDNLSFGGDIIITTIYTPGHTPGGVCYKIEDVCFTGDTLFKESIGRTDLPGGDFNEIINSIKNKLFMLPDTTLVFPGHGDMTTIKDEKLRNPFVRLL; encoded by the coding sequence ATGAGAAACGATTTAGATATTAAAAAATTTTCATTAGGGCGTTTACAAGCTAACTGTTATATAGTATCTGCAAAGGGTAGTCATGAATGTGTAATGATAGATCCTGGCGATTTTGCATTTGAAATAGAAAGTTATTTGGTAGATAATGATTTTAGCTTGAAATATATATTGATAACTCATGGGCATTTTGATCATATTGGAGGCGTTGATTATTTTAGAGACAAATTTGGGGCAAAAGTTTGCGTTTCTATCGATGATGCAGCAATGCTGACAAACCCAGCGATGAATTTGTCTGAGTTTGGCTTTGAAAAAATAATATCAAAAGATGCTGATATTTTGCTAATGGATGGTGATAATTTATCATTTGGAGGAGACATTATTATAACAACCATTTATACCCCGGGACATACGCCTGGTGGAGTATGTTATAAAATCGAAGATGTCTGCTTTACGGGAGATACGCTTTTTAAAGAATCTATAGGCCGAACGGATTTACCAGGTGGCGATTTCAATGAAATCATAAATTCAATTAAAAATAAATTGTTTATGCTGCCTGATACGACTTTAGTTTTTCCGGGGCATGGCGATATGACCACAATTAAGGATGAAAAGCTTAGAAACCCGTTTGTACGGCTCTTATGA
- the dtd gene encoding D-aminoacyl-tRNA deacylase, which yields MRAVVQRALQGNVTVEDNIVGEIGKGLVVLVGISNDDDLEDVEYISDKIANLRIFDDEEGKMNLSIIDVGGEILLVSQFTLLGDVRKGRRPNYMNAAKSEKALYLFDMLCNKLSETGLPVKTGKFGAMMQVSLINDGPVTILLDSKKVF from the coding sequence ATGAGAGCTGTTGTTCAAAGAGCTTTGCAAGGAAATGTCACAGTTGAAGACAATATAGTAGGAGAAATTGGCAAAGGACTTGTAGTATTGGTAGGTATTTCAAATGATGATGATTTAGAAGATGTAGAATATATATCCGATAAGATCGCCAACTTAAGGATTTTTGATGACGAAGAAGGTAAGATGAACCTTTCTATAATTGATGTTGGTGGGGAAATTTTATTAGTGTCGCAATTTACACTTCTCGGGGATGTGAGAAAAGGGCGAAGACCTAATTATATGAATGCTGCCAAATCAGAAAAAGCATTGTACCTTTTTGATATGTTGTGCAATAAATTAAGTGAAACGGGACTTCCTGTTAAAACGGGAAAATTTGGAGCTATGATGCAGGTTTCTTTGATAAACGATGGACCAGTAACGATACTTTTAGATTCAAAAAAGGTCTTTTAA